The following DNA comes from Cryobacterium psychrophilum.
CCAGTCCTCGGCCTCTGCCTCGTAGCCGTGCGACAGCAGCACCTCGAGGGTGAGGGAGGCGTCTCGCAGCCACACATAGCGGTAGTCCCAGTTGCGCGTGCCGCCGAAGTCCTCGGGAAGCGACGTCGTGGCGGCGGCCACGATGCCGCCGGTGGACTCGTGGGTGAGGGCCCGCAACACGAGCATCGAGCGCAGCACCTCCTCGCGGTAGGGGCCCTGATCGGTGCAGCGAACCGCCCAGCGCGCCCACCAGTCCGCGGTCGTGCGGTAGGCGGCATCCACGTCTACGGCGCTCGGCGTGTTGAGCTCAGCCTGATACCACGTCATTTGCACGTCGACCGTGTCGCCGGCCGACACGGTGAAGTTGGAGGTGTGCCGGTGATCGGCGGCCTTCAGGCGCGGACCGCGAATCACGACGGCATCCGGGCCGGCCACCGCGATGAGACCGTGTGTGTTCTCGTTGGTCATCTGACGTACCCACGGCATGGTGCCGCCGTACCCGAAGCGGATGCGCAGCTCCTGCGTCATCACGACGCTTCCCGAGAGGCCGCGCACCCGGCGCACGAGGTCGGCCCGGTTGTCCCCGTGCGGCATGAAGTCGAGAACCTCGACGGATCCGGTGCCGGTGGTCCAGATCGTCGAGAGTATGAACGTGTCACCCAAGTACGAGCGGGTGACCGAGGCCTCACGGTCGGCCGGGGCGAGAAGCCAGCGGCCGTTGTTTTCGTCGCCGAGCAGCGCACCGAACATCGACGCAGAATCATAGCGGGGCAGACAGAGCCAATCGATGCTGCCGTCGCGGCCCACAAGCGCGGCCGTGTGGCAATCGCTGATGAGCGCGTAGTCCTCGATGTCTAGTGCCATCAGGCCATGCTGCCATCAGGCATTGATGTCAGCGCGGTATTCATTGCCTACACCGTTAGGCGACGAGGCGCGCCGACTCCGAAGTGGATGGTGCGGTGGACGGCAGCTGCACCGGCCCGGTGACCGTGGCGCGGGCGGGCTCGGCCCACACGGAGATCGGCGCGGGTGTCCAGGACAGGGCCGTGGGCTCAATCACGGCTTCGTCACCGATGACGGCGGCCCGCGCCTTCGCCAGGCGTCCCGTCTTCGCGGGGACGACAACGGCAGGAACGATGCTGGGGGCGGAGGAGCCGGCGAGCCTGGCGGTCTCCACCCGCAGGGCGGTGGACAGGGCGGTGGCGATCTCCGCGGCCTTGAGCCCGTGGAAGAAGACGTCGGTATCGTCCGCGCTGCGAGGGACCAGGGTCCACAGCCCGTTCACGCCCACGAGTTCAGCAACTTTGTCGTGCAGAAGCTCGAGAATCTGCTCGTCGCTCAGTATCGGCGTGGGTACCGGGGTGGGTGCCGGTGCCGACACTGCCAGTGCGGCTGCGACACGACGTCGACGACCAAACATTCGGGGCCCCTTTCAGGCGAAAAACTGCTCGTCTCCAGTCTCGATGACGAGCCACCCCAGACCGGCCTGACACGCCGGGACTCCGCTGGTTACTTCTCGATTTGGCGCTTATTCGCGTCTTCGATCACGTTTCCGATGGTCACCGCGGCACTGAGTGCCCAGCCGAGCCACAACATGATGAGCCGCCAGTCGCGGGGTCCATTTCGGGTCGCCTGCACGGTGTGCCACCCTCCAGCGACAACGCCGATCATTGCACTGTTGAAAATGAATTTTCGCATCAAGACCTCCGCGGCCCAGAGTACCGGTCAGACGCTCCAGCCTGCGAATCTGACCGATCGTGCAGAGTTTGACCGATCGGTCAGGTAGTGTGCTGTCGTGACCCCCGACTTCCCACTCCCACCGGCCGCCAGCATCCGTCCCCGAACCGGTGACGAACTGCGCAGCATCGCCCTCGAACTCTTCGCGTCGGCCGGATTCGCCGCAACATCGTTGCAGCACATCGCCGACGCCGCGGGCTACTCCAAATCGAGCGTGCTGTACCACTTCGCGTCCAAGGAAGCGCTTCTCGCCGAGCTGCTCACCCCGGCCGTCGACAGGCTGACCGAAATTCTCGAACGCTACCTCGACGCGGGCCAGACGGAGTCCTCCCGGAGCGATTTCATCGACGATTTCATCGATTTCCTGCTGCAGTTCCGGCTCGAGTTGCACACCTTCATCAACCAGGGCCAGTCCCTCGGCGGCATCCCGGTCGTCGACCGGGCACGGGACGTCATCGTGCGCCTCTCCGACACGCTGTGCAGCACCGACGCGAGCGTCGAAGATCGCCTGCGCTTCGCCATCGCCCTCGGCGGCGCCGCCTACTCGCTCGTGGCCGGGATGACTTTCCTCGGCAAGGACATCGCCCCGATTGACGAGCTGCGGCCCGCCCTGCGCACCGTGATCATCGAACTCCTCGTCCCCGTCGCCCTGCACAACCCCACCGGAAAGCAGTAACCGTGGCCACCGCGCTGTACCGCATCGGTCATTTCGCTTACCGCCGAGCCTGGCTTGTGATCGGGGTGTGGGTCGTTCTCCTCGGCGCCATCCTCGGCGGCGGCGTCGCGCTCGGCGGACAGACGCAGGAGTCGTATGCCATTCCGGGCACGGAATCGCAGGACTCCATCGACAAGCTCGCCGCGGTGTTTCCCGCGGCCGCCGGCGCTCAGGTGCAGGCGGTGTACACGGTGCCGAGTGGGGCATCCGTCACTGATGCGCCGTACCGCACCGCCATCGAAGACATGGCCACGGTCATTGAAGGCATCGCCGGCGTCAACGCCGTCATCAGCCCGTACTCCGAATATGCGTCAAACGCCATATCCAGCGACGAGCAGACGGCCTTCACGCAGGTGCAGCTCACCGGACCGTCAACGGATGTCGTCCCCTCGACCCTGCAGGACCTCACCGACACGGCAACCCTCGGCGAAAAGGCCGGCCTCGAGGTGGCCTTCGGCGGTCAGGTTTTCCAAGACAACACGTTCGGCATCACCATCACCGAAATCTTCGGGGTGCTCTTCGCCGGGGTGGTACTGCTCATCACGTTCGGCTCGCTCATGGCCGCCGGAATGCCCCTGCTGATGGCCCTGATCGGCGTCGGCGTGGCCATTGGCGGCATCACCACCATTTCGGCCTTCGTGCCCGTCTCCAGCACCGCGCCGATGCTCGCGCTCATGCTGGGACTCGCGGTGGGAATCGACTACTCCCTCTTCATCTTGTCGCGGCACCGCACCCAGATGGCCACGGGGGAGAGCCCGCACGAATCGGCGGCGACCGCCGTGGCCACGGCCGGCAGCGCCGTGGTCTTCGCCGGACTCACCGTGATCATCGCCCTGCTGGGCCTACTCGTGGTGGGGATCCCCTTCCTCAGCGTGATGGGCGTTGGCGCGGCCTTCGCCGTGCTCGTGTCGATCGCCGTCGCGGTCACCCTGCTGCCCGCCCTCCTCGGGCTGGCCGGCGCCCGGCTCGCACCCAAGCCCGGTGGGCGTGCGCACCGCCGCGCCACAACACCGGATACCGGTCGCCCGACGCTCGGACGCCGCTGGGTGGGCCTCGTGCTCAAAGCCCCGATCGTGGCCGCCATCCTCGTCGTCGGCGTGCTCGGCACCCTCGCCATTCCGGCGCTCAGCCTCGACCTCAACCTGCCGGACGGTGCGTCAGAACCCGCCGGATCCACGCAGCTCAAGGCGTACCAGCTCATCGAGCAGGGCTTCGGTCCCGGCTACAACGGGCCGCTCATCGTCGTGGTCGACATCACCCAGACCACCGAAATCTTTCCGAGCCTCGACGCGATCGGCGCCGAGATTCGCACCCTGCCCGACGTCGCCTATGTGGGCACGGGCACACCGAACCCCTCCGTCGACACCGCCATCATCCAGGTCATGCCCGGAAGCGCGCCCGACGCCCCCGAAACGAAGGTCCTCGTGCAGGCCATCCGAGACCTGGGACCGGGCATCGACCAGAAATTCGGAACACCGATCACCGTCACGGGTGCGACGGCCGTGGGCATCGACATCTCCAACCGGTTGACCGGGGCGCTCATCCCCTTCGCCCTGATCGTCGTGGGCCTCTCGATTGTTCTTTTGACCATGGTGTTCCGCTCCCTCTTCGTGCCGATCAAGGCGGCCCTCGGCTTTCTGCTATCCGTCTTCGCCGCCCTCGGCGTGACCGTGGCGATCTTTCAATGGGGCTGGTTCGCCGACGTGATCGGCGTCGAGAACCCCGGCCCGATCCTGAGCTTCCTGCCCATCCTGCTGATGGCCGTGCTCTTCGGGCTCGCCATGGACTACGAGGTCTTCCTCGTATCTGGCATGCGCGAGGAGTTCGTGAAGACCGGCAACGCCCGGCAATCCGTGATCCACGGGTTCTCCCACGCGGGGCGCGTGGTCACCGCGGCGGCGCTGATCATGTTCTTTGTCTTCTTCGCCTTCGTGCCCGAGGGGACCGGCGCGATCAAGGGCATTGCGTTCGCGCTCGCCATCGGGGTGTTCCTGGATGCCTTCCTGGTGCGCATGACGCTCGTGCCGGCAGCCATGGCCCTCGCCGGGAAAGCCGCATGGTGGATTCCCGCCTGGCTCGCCCGACTGCTGCCGAACGTCGACATCGAGGGGGAGGGCCTCCGGCGCCACCTGCTCGACAACGCCTGGGCCACCGAACAGTCCGCGGCGATCACGGCGGAGGAGGCGGTGTTCGGCGTCGCCGACACCACCATCGGTCCGCTGTCATTCAACGCGGCGCGCGGATCGGTCCTGCGCCTCGGCGCACCGGCATCCGCTCGACGAGTGATCGCGGCCACGTTCGCCGGCCGGCTCGACCCGGTGAGCGGACGCCTGCAGGTGGCCGGTTCCCCGCTGCCCTCCGAGCGAGGTCGAGCCCTGCGTTCCGTGGCGCTCGCCGAGGTTGCCGCCGATACCGGCCAGACGCTGGGCGACGTCGTCACCGAACGGGTGCTGCTCTCCCGGCCGTGGTACCGCGGCCGCACCACCAGGGCAACCGTGAACACCTGGATCGGCCGGCTCAACGCGGTTCGTGACTCCGGCCTCGAACCGGCCGAACCGGTGACCCGCGACACCCTGCTGGCGTCGCTGAGCGGGCACGACCGGGCGCTTGCCGCCGTGACCGCGGCGCTTGCCGAGAACCCCGCCGTGCTCGTCGTTGACCTCGGCGACGCGCTGCCGGAGGATTCGATGCAACGCGACCTGCAAACCGTGCTGGCCGACCTCGTGCCGAGCGCCGTGACCCTCGTGATCGCGGCTACCGCGTTCAACGCCGAGGCCCTCGCCTGGAGCAGCCGGCGCGGCACCAGCACCCTCACCCTCACGTCAACCCCGGCCGACGACTCTGCGTCCGTGGATGGAAAGGTCCTGCGCTCATGAGCCCGCAGCTTGAACGACTCTTCACTCGCACGCCCGGCCAGCGCCGCTGGGTGGTGCGCGGCCTCGTGGCCGCTCTGATCGTGGTTCCGCTCGCCGTCGCGGGCGTCTTCACCGCGGCGCTCACCTCGGCGAGCGACCGCGTCGACACGATTCACGCGATCGTGGTCAACAACGACGAGTTCGTCACCCTCACGCTGCCCGACGGAACCGACCAGCCCGTTCTGGCCGGCCGGCAACTGGTGACCCAGCTCACCGCCCCGAACCCCGGGGCCGCCGGCTTTGACTGGACGATCTCGAACTCCGAAGACGCCCAGGCAGCACTCGCGTCGGGCGAAGCGTATGCGGTGCTCACCATCCCACCGGACTTCTCCGCCTCGGTCACCTCGCTCTCCGGCACAACGCCCACCCAGGCCGACCTCGACATCCGCACCGATGACGCGCACTCCTACCTCGCCGGATCGGTGGCCCAGTCGGTTGGAGGCGCCCTGACCGGCGCCTTCGGCCGCGAGGTGACGTCCCGATATCTCACGGGCCTGTACGACAATCTTGCCGTGCTCGGCGAGTCCCTGCAGAGCGCAGCGGATGGCGCGGCCCAGGTCTCCACCGGCATCACGGGTGTCGCCACCGGGCTCGATTCCCTCGCCGACGGAGCCAACTCCGCGGCGACCGGCGCGGCATCGGCCGCCACCGGCGCCTCCTCGTTCTCGTCCGGCGTTGGCACGTACACGCGCGGGGTGGATTCGCTCAGCACCGGACTCGGCACGCTCAGCTCCGGAGCGGCCGGCCTGTCGCAGATCAGCGGCGGCTGGTCGGGTTACACCGGCGGCGTCACGCAGACGGCGAGTGGTTTCGAAGACCTCGCGGCCGCGCTCCTGGCCAACCCCGCCAACGCCCCCTATGCCGGGGCGCTCGCCGACTTCCAGGCCGGGCTCGACACCCTCTCCAGCCAGGGAGCCGCCCTCAGCGGCCAGACCACCTCCGCGATCTCCGGCGTGGCGTCGGGCATCAGCCAGAGCGCATCCGGGGCCGCCGCGCTGTCGAACGGATCCGACGGGCTGCGCAGTGGGGCAGCGAATCTCGCCTCCGGCGTCTCCGGCCTGTCCGGCGGCGTCGCCGACCTTGCGACCGGCGCCGACGCGGCCGCGTCGGGTGCCCACGCCCTGGAATCCGGAGCCGGCGACCTCGCAAGCGGTCTCTCGGAGGGCGCCGCCGGGGCCGCCCCGTTCACGACGCTCGACGCGACAGCCACCGCGGAGGTCGTCTCTGAGCCCGTGGCCGTGGCGACCGATCGGGACCACCCCGTGTCGAGCGTCGCACCGATCATGGGCGCGCTCTTCGTGCCCGTGAGCCTGTGGATCGGCGCGCTCGCCATCTTCCTTCTGCTGCAGCCGCTCACGCGCCGGGCCCTGGCCTCCACCGCGAGTACCGGCCGAATCGTGCGCCGCGGCCTCGGCCGGGCCGTCGCCATCGCGGCGGCGCAGGCCGTGCTCGTCACCGTGCTGCTGCACGCGGCCCTCAAGGTTGACTGGGTTCTGCTGCCGACGACCCTGTCATTTGCGCTGCTGCTCGCCGTGACGTTCGTGGCGGTGCACCACGCCCTGACCGTGCTCTTCGGTCGCGGCGGCATCCTCGTCTCGCTCGTGCTGCTGGTGCTGCAACTCGCCTCGGCCGGCGGCCTGTATCCTCTCGAGCTCGTGGCGAAACCATTCCAGGTCATCAGCCCGTTCCTGCCGCTCACCTGGGCCGTTGACGGAATGCAGGCCATCGTGTCCGGTGGCAGCGCGGCATCCGTTGCCTCGGCCGCCGCGGTGCTCAGCCTCTTCGCCATCATCGGTGTGCTGGTGAGCTGGTGGGCCGTGGCGCGGCAGCGTGGGGCCATGGCGTGGTCCCACGCGGCAGCGCTGGCGTAGCGGCTCCCGCGGAGCGTCGCGGCACCCCTGGGATCCGATGGCACGTGCTCCATCGAGTGCCGGGGGTACCAACGCGTGCCGCGGCCGTGCACCCGGCCAATCGCGACGGGCTAGGGCGTCAGACCGGTGCGCAGCGCGGCAATGGCGCGGCGCGAGCGTGCGAACCGCCGGCGCGGCTGCGGCTGCGTATGCCGCCGGGCGAAGGCGAGCGTCTCCCGCAACAGGTCGAGACGCTCCCGATCCGTCTGTGCCTTGCGGGTGTTGACCTCGGCCACGATCGCCCCCGTCCAGTGCGCTGCCGTGAGCATCGCGAGCACCTCGGCCACCGGTTCGGTGCCCCGGCCCGGCAGCAGGTGCTCGTCGAACACCCTGCCCTCCTCGAGGGAACCGGTGCCATCACAGAGGTGAATGTGGCGAAGCCGGTCTCCCAGGGCGGTCGCCATTTCGAGGCTGTCGTAACCGCTCAGGGCGCAGTGGGAGAAATCCAGGGTGACCGCGTCGCTGTCCATGATCGTGGTGTCCCACGACGGTGCGTAGGCGCGGAGGCTTCGGCCGGCCCACATCCACGGAAACATATTCTCGACGGCAATCTCAATGCCGGTGCTCGCGGTGATCTCCCGCACGATGTCAAGAAAATCGTCCGCATACCCGGCCTGCCAACGAAAGGGCGGGTGAACGACCACCGTCGACGCGCCCACATCCTGCGCCAACTGCGCCGAGCGTTCCAGCTTCACGCGTGGGTCCCTGCCCCAGACGAAGTGCGTGAGCAGTAGTACGGGCGCGTGGATCGAGACGATGGGAAGACCGAATTTGGGCGACAGCTCACGCAGCGACGCGGCATCCTGGGTGCCCTCGTCGCGGGTGACCATTACTTCGATGCCATCGAAACCAGCGAGCCTGGCCAGTCGAAAGGCCTGCTCGGGCGGAAGCGGATAGACGCAGGTGGTGCTCATGCCGATGCGAATCATTGGCGTCAGCATAGTGGCCGCGAATAACCGGAAGATGAACCGGTGGGAGTAAAAGCCGGGCCTAATTAGGGTGCCTGATATTGTCGTAATGCCGCACAGGCGGTCAACCAGATGTGCACTTGGGTGCACCCGGAACGGATGCCTCATTTCTCCCTCAGTCGAACCAGCAGCCCCGATCGGCACCTTCACCTTTGTCGTTGTCTCCAATCGCCTTCCGGTCGATTTTGAGGAAGCCCCCGACGGCAGCACGATCTGGCGCACGTCTCCCGGGGGACTCGTGACCGCGCTTGAGCCGCTCATGCGCTCGTCCGGTGGAGCGTGGATCGGCTGGCCCGGCGTCGCGGACTGTGACGTTGAACCCTTCGAGAATGACGGCATCTCCATCGTTCCCGTGTGCCTGAGCGCCCGCGAGCTCGAGGAGTACTACGAGGGAT
Coding sequences within:
- a CDS encoding TetR/AcrR family transcriptional regulator; its protein translation is MTPDFPLPPAASIRPRTGDELRSIALELFASAGFAATSLQHIADAAGYSKSSVLYHFASKEALLAELLTPAVDRLTEILERYLDAGQTESSRSDFIDDFIDFLLQFRLELHTFINQGQSLGGIPVVDRARDVIVRLSDTLCSTDASVEDRLRFAIALGGAAYSLVAGMTFLGKDIAPIDELRPALRTVIIELLVPVALHNPTGKQ
- a CDS encoding MMPL family transporter, which gives rise to MATALYRIGHFAYRRAWLVIGVWVVLLGAILGGGVALGGQTQESYAIPGTESQDSIDKLAAVFPAAAGAQVQAVYTVPSGASVTDAPYRTAIEDMATVIEGIAGVNAVISPYSEYASNAISSDEQTAFTQVQLTGPSTDVVPSTLQDLTDTATLGEKAGLEVAFGGQVFQDNTFGITITEIFGVLFAGVVLLITFGSLMAAGMPLLMALIGVGVAIGGITTISAFVPVSSTAPMLALMLGLAVGIDYSLFILSRHRTQMATGESPHESAATAVATAGSAVVFAGLTVIIALLGLLVVGIPFLSVMGVGAAFAVLVSIAVAVTLLPALLGLAGARLAPKPGGRAHRRATTPDTGRPTLGRRWVGLVLKAPIVAAILVVGVLGTLAIPALSLDLNLPDGASEPAGSTQLKAYQLIEQGFGPGYNGPLIVVVDITQTTEIFPSLDAIGAEIRTLPDVAYVGTGTPNPSVDTAIIQVMPGSAPDAPETKVLVQAIRDLGPGIDQKFGTPITVTGATAVGIDISNRLTGALIPFALIVVGLSIVLLTMVFRSLFVPIKAALGFLLSVFAALGVTVAIFQWGWFADVIGVENPGPILSFLPILLMAVLFGLAMDYEVFLVSGMREEFVKTGNARQSVIHGFSHAGRVVTAAALIMFFVFFAFVPEGTGAIKGIAFALAIGVFLDAFLVRMTLVPAAMALAGKAAWWIPAWLARLLPNVDIEGEGLRRHLLDNAWATEQSAAITAEEAVFGVADTTIGPLSFNAARGSVLRLGAPASARRVIAATFAGRLDPVSGRLQVAGSPLPSERGRALRSVALAEVAADTGQTLGDVVTERVLLSRPWYRGRTTRATVNTWIGRLNAVRDSGLEPAEPVTRDTLLASLSGHDRALAAVTAALAENPAVLVVDLGDALPEDSMQRDLQTVLADLVPSAVTLVIAATAFNAEALAWSSRRGTSTLTLTSTPADDSASVDGKVLRS
- a CDS encoding YhgE/Pip domain-containing protein, which gives rise to MSPQLERLFTRTPGQRRWVVRGLVAALIVVPLAVAGVFTAALTSASDRVDTIHAIVVNNDEFVTLTLPDGTDQPVLAGRQLVTQLTAPNPGAAGFDWTISNSEDAQAALASGEAYAVLTIPPDFSASVTSLSGTTPTQADLDIRTDDAHSYLAGSVAQSVGGALTGAFGREVTSRYLTGLYDNLAVLGESLQSAADGAAQVSTGITGVATGLDSLADGANSAATGAASAATGASSFSSGVGTYTRGVDSLSTGLGTLSSGAAGLSQISGGWSGYTGGVTQTASGFEDLAAALLANPANAPYAGALADFQAGLDTLSSQGAALSGQTTSAISGVASGISQSASGAAALSNGSDGLRSGAANLASGVSGLSGGVADLATGADAAASGAHALESGAGDLASGLSEGAAGAAPFTTLDATATAEVVSEPVAVATDRDHPVSSVAPIMGALFVPVSLWIGALAIFLLLQPLTRRALASTASTGRIVRRGLGRAVAIAAAQAVLVTVLLHAALKVDWVLLPTTLSFALLLAVTFVAVHHALTVLFGRGGILVSLVLLVLQLASAGGLYPLELVAKPFQVISPFLPLTWAVDGMQAIVSGGSAASVASAAAVLSLFAIIGVLVSWWAVARQRGAMAWSHAAALA
- a CDS encoding sugar phosphate isomerase/epimerase, yielding MSTTCVYPLPPEQAFRLARLAGFDGIEVMVTRDEGTQDAASLRELSPKFGLPIVSIHAPVLLLTHFVWGRDPRVKLERSAQLAQDVGASTVVVHPPFRWQAGYADDFLDIVREITASTGIEIAVENMFPWMWAGRSLRAYAPSWDTTIMDSDAVTLDFSHCALSGYDSLEMATALGDRLRHIHLCDGTGSLEEGRVFDEHLLPGRGTEPVAEVLAMLTAAHWTGAIVAEVNTRKAQTDRERLDLLRETLAFARRHTQPQPRRRFARSRRAIAALRTGLTP